The proteins below are encoded in one region of Lolium rigidum isolate FL_2022 unplaced genomic scaffold, APGP_CSIRO_Lrig_0.1 contig_9424_1, whole genome shotgun sequence:
- the LOC124682374 gene encoding transcriptional repressor ILP1-like, translating into MSSHRKNFRRRTDDDDGGATKGDDAGPPSRPAAAKAQTPPAPRPRSQSASRLSFAGDEDEDDAEEGPFAQQQRRRPSASVRAASAASPAAPALHRVTPARDRARASPAVAAAPKPSNFQSHAGEYTPERLRELQKNTRPLHGRAPAPVAQHRLAGATASTSSAPVAAATIEPGVVLKGLVKPMAQASIGPRKPLQNAVESDESGEDEEDDEEKGAAIPDKATIDAIRAKRQQRQQPRHAAPDFISLDGGGVLSSRDAAGVSSDEDDTEMQGRIAMYSEKSGDGQRSSKGVFQGINNRGPAASLGVINDGFMEVQDDGDDDDEEEEQRKWEEEQVKKALGSSAQRAVNGAPAPMQVQQQPSGYSAGPHYQPSFSGAVPGASVFAPGSAEFLSISQQADVASKALLENIRKLKETHKTTVDALARTGTHLNEALSEISSLESGLQDAEKKFVYMQELRNYVSVMCDFLNDKAFFIEELEEHMQKLHENRALAVSERRAADLADESSVIEAAVNAAVSVLSKGSSSNNLSAASLAAQAAATAAKESANLPPELDEFGRDINLQKRMDLKRREENRMRRKARSESKRQSSAGKSGNSDHVEGEISTDESDTDSGAYLSSRDELLKTADLVFSDAAEEYSSLTIVKDKFEGWKTQYPLAYRDAHVALSVPSVFTPYVRLELLKWDPLHKTTDFFDMDWPNILVDYDVQDIDPNDSDINLVGILAEKVALPILHHRIMHCWDVLSTQGTQKAVDAIFMLITYVPASSKALHQLLASVCKRLTEAVGDVSVPAWGSMLTRTVPGAVQYAAYRFGVATRLLRNVCLWKKVLAANVLEKLAIEELLVGKILPHMKSIILDVHDAITRAERIAASLSGVGSSPSEKLKPFKDLVVEISRKVEQRRRAGISDEEIRGMARRLMNIFVALNDYDRARDIRKTFELKEAL; encoded by the coding sequence CGTCACGCCCGCCAGGGACCGGGCCAGGGCCTCGCCGGCCGTCGCGGCGGCGCCCAAGCCGTCCAACTTCCAGTCGCACGCTGGGGAGTACACCCCCGAGCGGCTCAGGGAGCTCCAGAAGAACACGCGCCCGCTCCATGGGCGAGCGCCTGCTCCCGTGGCGCAGCACCGGTTGGCTGGAGCTACAGCCAGTACCTCGTCTGCTCCTGTGGCCGCTGCTACCATTGAGCCGGGGGTTGTTCTCAAAGGTCTGGTGAAACCTATGGCGCAGGCGAGCATTGGACCACGGAAACCGTTGCAGAACGCAGTCGAAAGCGACGAGTCTGgggaggatgaggaagacgacGAGGAGAAAGGGGCAGCGATACCTGACAAGGCGACGATTGACGCCATCCGGGCGAAGCGGCAGCAGCGGCAACAGCCGAGGCATGCGGCGCCAGATTTCATCTCCCTTGATGGCGGCGGTGTACTCAGCAGCAGGGATGCTGCTGGCGTGTCCAGCGATGAAGACGACACTGAGATGCAGGGTAGGATTGCGATGTATAGTGAGAAGTCGGGTGATGGCCAGAGGAGCTCGAAAGGAGTGTTTCAGGGGATCAATAACAGGGGTCCAGCTGCTAGTTTGGGGGTTATCAACGATGGGTTTATGGAGGTTCAGGATGAtggggatgacgatgatgaggaggaggaacagaGGAAGTGGGAGGAGGAGCAGGTCAAGAAGGCGCTTGGCTCTTCTGCCCAAAGAGCGGTGAATGGTGCACCTGCTCCGATGCAGGTTCAGCAGCAGCCATCTGGATACTCAGCAGGTCCCCATTATCAGCCTTCCTTTAGCGGGGCTGTGCCTGGGGCATCTGTTTTTGCACCGGGTAGTGCGGAGTTCTTGTCCATCTCTCAGCAAGCTGATGTAGCAAGCAAAGCGCTGCTGGAGAACATCAGGAAGCTCAAGGAGACCCACAAGACAACAGTTGATGCTTTAGCGAGGACCGGCACACATCTGAATGAAGCCCTTTCAGAGATATCTAGCCTGGAGAGTGGTCTGCAGGATGCAGAGAAGAAGTTTGTGTACATGCAGGAGCTCCGAAATTATGTGTCTGTGATGTGTGATTTCTTGAATGACAAGGCATTCTTCATCGAGGAGTTGGAGGAGCACATGCAAAAATTGCATGAAAACCGAGCATTGGCCGTTTCTGAGAGGCGGGCAGCCGACCTAGCTGATGAATCCAGTGTGATCGAAGCTGCGGTGAATGCAGCAGTATCTGTTCTTAGCAAAGGATCAAGCTCAAATAACCTGTCTGCTGCATCGCTTGCTGCACAAGCAGCAGCAACTGCTGCTAAGGAGAGCGCAAACCTACCACCAGAGCTCGATGAGTTTGGCAGAGATATCAATCTCCAGAAGCGTATGGATCTTAAGCGCAGAGAAGAGAACAGGATGCGAAGAAAAGCGCGGTCAGAATCCAAAAGACAGTCATCTGCAGGAAAGAGTGGTAACAGTGACCATGTTGAAGGTGAGATTAGCACTGATGAGAGTGACACTGACAGCGGTGCTTATCTGTCCAGCCGTGATGAATTGCTCAAGACTGCTGATCTTGTATTCAGTGATGCTGCAGAGGAATACTCGAGCCTTACAATTGTCAAGGACAAGTTTGAAGGGTGGAAAACTCAGTATCCTTTGGCCTACCGAGATGCTCATGTAGCACTGAGTGTACCATCTGTGTTCACCCCTTATGTGAGGCTGGAGCTTCTGAAGTGGGATCCTCTCCATAAAACAACCGACTTCTTTGACATGGACTGGCCTAACATTCTCGTGGATTATGATGTGCAagatattgatcctaatgattcaGATATAAACCTTGTTGGAATTCTAGCCGAAAAGGTGGCCCTTCCTATTTTGCACCACCGTATTATGCACTGTTGGGATGTTTTGAGCACTCAAGGGACACAGAAGGCTGTGGATGCAATTTTTATGTTGATTACCTATGTACCGGCCTCGAGCAAGGCTCTGCATCAACTGCTGGCTTCCGTGTGTAAGCGTCTGACTGAGGCAGTTGGTGATGTCTCAGTACCGGCTTGGGGGTCAATGCTGACAAGGACTGTACCAGGTGCTGTGCAGTATGCTGCATATAGATTCGGGGTTGCCACACGCCTTCTTAGAAATGTGTGTCTGTGGAAAAAGGTCCTTGCAGCAAACGTTTTGGAGAAACTTGCTATAGAAGAGCTATTGGTCGGAAAGATTCTTCCTCACATGAAGAGCATAATATTGGATGTCCACGATGCAATCACTAGGGCTGAACGGATCGCTGCATCACTTTCAGGAGTTGGGTCTTCGCCAAGTGAGAAGCTGAAGCCTTTCAAAGATCTTGTGGTGGAAATATCAAGGAAAGTGGAGCAGAGACGCAGGGCAGGCATTAGCGATGAGGAGATTCGTGGAATGGCTCGTCGTTTGATGAACATATTTGTAGCACTCAACGACTACGATAGAGCTAGAGATATTAGGAAGACCTTTGAACTCAAAGAAGCTCTCTAG